In Planifilum fulgidum, a single genomic region encodes these proteins:
- the glmM gene encoding phosphoglucosamine mutase, translating to MGKYFGTDGVRGVANRELTPELAFRLGRCGAYVLAKQEKRPRVLIGRDTRLSGEMLEAGLVAGMLSIGCDVIRLGVITTPGVAYLTRALGASAGVMISASHNPFHDNGIKFFGPDGFKLSDETEAAIEELLEGPDRLPRPEGEGIGRVEDRPQEVERYLEYLKQTIDTDLCGLNLVVDCANGAASELAPRLLRDLGADVIAICSDPDGMNINVNCGSTHPERLQREVRARKADAGLAFDGDADRLIAVDERGQLVDGDHILCICGGYLKERGNLKGDAVVATVMSNIGMFKALESKGIAVKKTRVGDRYVMEEMRRSGHNLGGEQSGHIIFLDHSTTGDGLLTALQLLQVMKETGQTLGDLAGVMTKYPQLLVNVPVKDKNGLNGNEAIGEAVARAEELLGEEGRVLIRPSGTEPLIRVMAEGPDEETLKRLVEEIAETVRRELA from the coding sequence GAGTGGCCAACCGGGAACTGACGCCGGAGCTGGCTTTCCGTTTGGGGCGTTGCGGCGCCTATGTGCTTGCGAAACAGGAAAAAAGACCCCGGGTGCTCATCGGACGGGACACGCGGTTGTCCGGGGAAATGTTGGAAGCGGGCCTGGTTGCCGGAATGCTTTCCATCGGCTGCGACGTGATCCGGCTGGGGGTGATCACCACTCCCGGAGTGGCCTATTTGACCCGGGCGCTGGGAGCCAGTGCGGGCGTGATGATCTCCGCCTCCCACAACCCCTTTCACGACAACGGGATCAAATTTTTCGGGCCTGACGGGTTCAAATTGTCCGATGAAACCGAAGCGGCCATCGAAGAGTTGCTCGAAGGGCCGGACCGGCTGCCCCGGCCCGAAGGGGAAGGGATCGGCAGGGTGGAGGATCGTCCGCAGGAGGTGGAGCGATACCTCGAATATCTCAAACAGACGATCGACACCGACCTGTGCGGCCTCAATCTCGTCGTCGATTGCGCCAACGGCGCCGCCTCCGAACTGGCCCCCCGGCTGCTTCGGGATCTCGGAGCCGACGTGATCGCCATTTGTTCCGATCCCGACGGCATGAACATCAACGTGAACTGCGGCTCTACCCATCCCGAAAGGCTGCAACGGGAAGTGAGGGCCCGCAAGGCCGATGCGGGGCTGGCCTTTGACGGAGACGCGGATCGCCTGATCGCCGTCGACGAAAGGGGGCAGCTGGTGGACGGCGATCACATTCTCTGCATTTGCGGCGGCTATCTGAAGGAGCGGGGCAACCTGAAGGGGGATGCCGTCGTCGCCACCGTCATGAGCAACATCGGCATGTTTAAGGCCCTGGAATCGAAGGGGATCGCCGTCAAGAAGACCCGGGTAGGCGACCGCTACGTGATGGAGGAGATGCGCAGGAGCGGCCACAACCTGGGCGGCGAGCAGTCCGGCCACATCATTTTCCTCGACCACAGCACGACGGGGGACGGCCTGCTGACCGCCCTGCAGCTGCTTCAGGTGATGAAGGAAACGGGACAGACCCTCGGCGATCTGGCCGGGGTGATGACGAAGTATCCGCAGCTGCTGGTCAATGTTCCGGTGAAGGACAAAAACGGCTTGAACGGAAATGAGGCCATCGGAGAGGCCGTCGCCAGGGCGGAGGAGCTCCTGGGGGAAGAGGGACGCGTCTTGATCCGCCCCTCCGGCACGGAGCCGCTGATCCGCGTGATGGCGGAGGGTCCCGATGAGGAGACCCTGAAGCGATTAGTGGAAGAGATTGCCGAAACGGTCAGGCGGGAGCTGGCCTGA